Proteins from one Naumovozyma castellii chromosome 3, complete genome genomic window:
- the CAT8 gene encoding DNA-binding transcription factor CAT8 (ancestral locus Anc_8.845), giving the protein MPTNNSNVKVEGHSARHTDRLIPIQMQSAKVIDPIRSRTASLPVNATTAASSPSVQPPPPSSTSSSVAPNEDSNLRIAQACDRCRSKKTRCDGKRPQCSQCAIVGFECKISDKLQRKSFPRGYTETLEEKVRELENENRRLLAICQFNKLQSQKNDTIDNSTTQEEVYSIRSNSASSTAIETDSNITTCLDTNCNNDTHNHLHMKPVSTKPPQNIISFEQNEAPGLSAVKALKSMANHEQSTQLATLVALAIPRSTDEILFIPQLLSKIRQNFGFTSKHCLYTVSLLSSLKPNLPPPKMIANNLEMTKKLLNQLKITNLWKFDDLSQFINQYLKLDPLNQKNSNDLLNQIEMDELINFFFQDWNDIIPIINKEEFLSNYNAFKLDLKNSERDKLSSNLKMNYKIFGCILVLMCQMGLLTKIKATNGKSSPNIHLKSIMAYYHQLIANLPINNFFQIATISIPQLKLYVLILFYNLNVGDISAIYELRGRIISMSQQLRLHRCPSAVLSGSSLTMNKLDQSNRRILFWTIYSLDALSSLQLGVPRLLKDYEIECALPITMEDKERDKTKIKLEGTVSPFSLAIFRFSKILGNILDMIFKRNMTESMTKSVSLIHENALDQWRYDLPEDLTFKLNIQGSIDLNVMHQGNSTPGKKNLILMFFYFFAVSMIHLPVVAARPLDVKNAMPDRSSSSYIALQHAINTMLNVLELLNNQPKNYYLPVPINMSRLQIRSALISSRGMLDYIKGGALFLDNKTLLLQVIKNLERDRTLDLPGVVSWHSLKLFDLTITLFIQNSNIKLEKLDKILEKKSNYYNKLMGKPTSNNTNNNISSKKRKQETIEISTPSPTSPPLKKMSKKSKSPILQSTILPSQTLQNYNNNIQNQLADALQFDPILNSNSYNFSNFDLSNYFQPNENEKTVQLPKLTTNNNVTNEDPTKYKELFNPTAVTGTSLLNLSTLASPGTSTGLTTTSDNNNILTKGNNNNNNNTNTVFLNNRDNNSTDNLSTMMMLVNNEIPFSNLNLSELWNNKLSTEDKDKQGQEQNQPRNTNDDVGMTNSNYGYFVDASLGLAPLLELANNDNNNFILDDESKTISHSSKTPESILKDEDPVIHHNNLLFNQLNTSNEKPRHLQTEPNYPPKGKLNQKTPFARKKENIDELFNWHNTK; this is encoded by the coding sequence TGCCATTGTCGGGTTCGAATGTAAAATCAGTgataaattacaaagaaaatCTTTCCCCCGTGGCTATACGGAAAcattagaagaaaaagtaagagaattggaaaatgaaaatagaAGATTATTAGCCATTTGccaatttaataaattacaGTCACAAAAAAACGATACAATAGATAATTCTACAACACAAGAAGAAGTTTATTCAATTAGATCAAATTCCGCATCTTCAACGGCAATTGAAACAGATTCAAATATAACAACTTGCTTGGATACAaattgtaataatgatacTCATAATCATTTACATATGAAACCTGTATCCACAAAACCAccacaaaatattatttcatttgaaCAAAATGAAGCTCCAGGGTTAAGCGCCGTGAAGGCTTTAAAATCAATGGCAAATCATGAACAAAGTACTCAGTTGGCTACTTTGGTTGCCTTGGCAATACCAAGATCCACAGATGAAATCCTTTTCATACCtcaattattatcaaagatAAGGCAAAATTTCGGTTTCACATCAAAACATTGTCTTTATACtgtatcattattatcttcattaaaaCCAAATTTACCACCACCAAAGATGATTGCAAATAACCTAGAAATgacaaaaaaattattaaaccaattgaaaataacaaatctttggaaatttgaTGACCTTTCACaatttattaatcaatACTTGAAATTGGATCcattaaatcaaaaaaattcaaatgatttattaaatcaaattgaaatggatgaattaataaattttttcttccaagattggaatgatataataccaataataaataaagaagaatttttatcaaattatAATGCCTTTAAATTGGATTTAAAAAATTCTGAAAGGgataaattatcatcaaatttgaaaatgaattataaaatttttgGTTGTATCTTGGTATTGATGTGCCAAATGGGTCTCTTAACAAAGATAAAGGCAACAAATGGTAAATCATCaccaaatattcatttaaaatcaataatggcatattatcatcaattaattgcCAATTTAcccattaataatttcttccaaattgCAACAATTTCCATACCACAATTGAAACTTTATGTGTTGATCTTAttttataatttaaatGTGGGAGACATTTCTGCCATTTATGAATtaagaggaagaattatttCCATGTCACAACAATTAAGATTACATCGTTGTCCCAGTGCTGTACTTAGTGGTTCATCACTAacaatgaataaattagaTCAAAGTAATAGaagaattttattttggacaatttattcattagATGCTTTGTCTTCTTTACAATTAGGTGTCCCAAGATTATTAAAGGattatgaaattgaatgtGCATTGCCAATAACAAtggaagataaagaaaGGGATAAGACCAAGATTAAATTGGAAGGTACTGTGTCACCATTTTCATTAGCCATTTTCagattttcaaagatattgGGGAATATTTTAGATATGATctttaaaagaaatatgacAGAATCAATGACCAAATCTGTATCCTTAATTCATGAAAATGCTTTGGATCAATGGAGATATGATTTGCCTGAAGATTTAActtttaaattaaatattcaagGTTCCATTGATTTAAATGTGATGCACCAGGGAAATTCCACACCAgggaagaagaatttaatcTTAATGtttttctatttctttGCTGTATCCATGATTCATTTACCTGTTGTGGCAGCAAGACCATTGGATGTTAAAAATGCGATGCCAGATAgatcttcatcctcttaTATTGCCCTACAACATGCCATTAATACAATGTTAAATGTGTTGGAACTATTAAACAATCAaccaaaaaattattatttgccCGTCCCAATTAATATGTCAAGATTACAAATAAGATCAGCATTAATTAGTTCAAGAGGAATGTTAGATTATATTAAAGGTGGTGCTCTTTTCCTGGATAATAAAACTTTACTGTTACAAGTAATTAAGAATTTAGAAAGGGATAGAACTTTAGATTTACCTGGTGTCGTTTCATGGCATAGcttaaaattatttgatttaacCATAACACTTTTcattcaaaattcaaacattaaattggaaaaattagaCAAGATATTAGagaaaaaatcaaattattataataaattaatgGGTAAACCAACATCaaataataccaataataatatttcaagtaaaaagaggaaacaagAAACTATAGAAATATCAACACCATCTCCAACTTCACcaccattgaaaaaaatgtctaaaaaatcaaaaagCCCCATTTTACAATCAACAATATTACCATCACAAACATTAcaaaattataataataatattcaaaatcaattggCTGATGCATTACAATTTGATCCAATTTTAAACTCAAATTCTTATAATTTTAGTAACTTTGACTTATCCAACTATTTCCaaccaaatgaaaatgaaaaaactGTACAACTACCAAAACTCActaccaataataatgtcacCAATGAGGACCCTacaaaatataaagaacTTTTCAATCCAACAGCTGTAACTGgaacatcattattaaaccTTTCAACATTGGCTAGTCCGGGAACTTCAACAGGCCTCACCACCACCAGCgacaataataatatattaacAAAGggcaataataataataataataataccaatactgtatttttaaataatagGGACAATAACAGCACAGATAACCTATCtacgatgatgatgttagtcaataatgaaattcctttctccaatttgaatttatctGAATTatggaataataaattgtCCACAGAAGACAAGGATAAACAAGGACAAGAACAAAACCAACCTCGAAATACAAATGATGATGTGGGTAtgacaaattcaaattacGGTTATTTTGTAGATGCATCATTGGGGTTAGCACcattattagaattagcaaataatgataataacaatttcaTACTAGATGATGAATCAAAGACAATATCACATAGTAGCAAGACACCAGAATCAATATTAAAGGACGAAGACCCAGTGATACATCATAATAACTTACTTTTCAATCAGTTGAACACATCTAATGAAAAACCAAGGCATCTTCAAACTGAACCCAATTATCCACCAAAGGGAAAACTGAATCAAAAAACACCCTTTGCAAGGAAAAAGGAAAACATTGAcgaattattcaattggCACAATAcgaaataa
- the ATR2 gene encoding Atr2p (ancestral locus Anc_8.843) — MENKEPIVSSSQKKTLSCDSLLENSTPWQNEQYFQSHLKEYFFIFTCMFANLLNQAGQTQVLSTMNVISESFHSDVGTQTWLMASFPLVSGSFILISGRIGDIYGLKKTMIGGYIFMIIWTLLCGFADYTHSDTFFIVCRAFQGLGISFILPNIMGLVGNIYKVGTLRKNIVISLIGITAPTGACMGALWGGLIATESSRQWPWIFYAYALAAFVNLIMAIYSVPENVPTNVHNFAMDWMGAIIGVVGLILFNFVWNQGPVNGWAKPYIIVLLIISIIFLVAFIIYELKFPISPLLPREVTKNGQILTILGILFLGWGSFGIWTFYYYAFQLNLRNYSPLWAGATHFMFIIWGSIAAFIVGFTINRVGPAVLLFFSALGFTMGSLMLSVTPIHQTYWRMNVGMQIILSFGMDLSFPASSIILSDHLPMQYQGMAGSLVNTIINYSTSLCLGMGTTVERQINKTGEELLRGYRSALYLAVGLGGLGACVAFLNLCYDLWRKRKSRLDDIRSLNTNDSA, encoded by the coding sequence ATGGAGAACAAAGAACCCATAGTATCATCATCACAAAAGAAAACCTTATCTTGTGATTCATTGCTCGAGAACAGCACGCCTTGGCAAAATGAACAATACTTCCAATCACATCTGAAggaatatttcttcatattcaCGTGTATGTTTGCAAATTTGCTTAATCAAGCGGGTCAAACACAAGTGCTCTCCACCATGAATGTCATCTCAGAATCATTCCATTCGGATGTAGGTACACAGACATGGCTGATGGCTTCCTTCCCATTAGTTTCAGGTTCGTTCATTCTGATTAGTGGTAGAATTGGTGACATTTATGGTCTTAAAAAGACAATGATTGGTGGGTATATCTTTATGATTATATGGACATTGCTTTGTGGGTTCGCTGACTACACCCATAGTGATACTTTCTTTATCGTATGCAGAGCATTCCAAGGGTTGGGTATTTCATTTATCTTGCCTAACATAATGGGTTTGGTCgggaatatatataaagtGGGGACATTGCGTAAAAATATCGTTATCAGTCTCATTGGTATTACGGCACCAACGGGGGCCTGTATGGGTGCCTTATGGGGAGGATTAATTGCCACTGAAAGTTCAAGACAGTGGCCATGGATCTTCTACGCATATGCTCTCGCTGCCTTTgtcaatttaataatggcTATTTATTCAGTACCGGAAAATGTCCCGACAAATGTTCATAATTTCGCCATGGATTGGATGGGAGCAATTATTGGTGTCGTTGGTTTGATTCtatttaattttgtttGGAATCAAGGTCCCGTCAATGGCTGGGCTAAACCTTATATCATTGTTTTGTTGAtcatttcaattattttcttAGTGGCATTCATCATatatgaattgaaattcccCATTTCGCCATTACTTCCACGTGAGGTCACCAAGAATGGGCAAATTCTAACAATCTTAggtattttatttttgggATGGGGGTCTTTCGGTATATGGACCTTTTATTATTACGCATTCCAATtgaatttaagaaattattctCCCTTATGGGCAGGTGCCACGCATTTTATGTTCATCATTTGGGGAAGCATTGCTGCCTTTATAGTAGGTTTTACAATTAATAGAGTGGGACCAGCAGTACTGTTGTTCTTCTCTGCATTGGGTTTCACTATGGGTTCGTTAATGTTAAGTGTCACACCCATTCATCAAACATATTGGCGTATGAATGTGGGGAtgcaaataatattaagTTTTGGGATGGATCTTTCATTTCCAGCATCTTCAATCATATTAAGTGATCATTTACCAATGCAATATCAAGGAATGGCAGGTTCACTGGTTAACActattatcaattattcCACCTCGCTATGTTTGGGTATGGGAACTACCGTGGAGCgtcaaataaataaaactGGGGAAGAGTTATTGAGGGGATATCGTAGTGCTCTTTATTTAGCGGTTGGATTGGGAGGTTTAGGAGCTTGTGTAGCCTTCCTTAATCTATGTTATGATTTAtggaggaagaggaagagcCGCTTAGATGATATAAGAAGTCTAAATACTAATGATTCTGCATAA
- the PRM15 gene encoding phosphoribomutase PRM15 (ancestral locus Anc_8.840): MDATQSSLSNCPENLREPINLWLRLDQNEETRKEVLQLCENKNWPELHQRFDTRIVFGTAGLRSRMEAGFSRMNSLIILQSTQGLANYIKEQFPNNLTAVVGHDHRFHSKEFAIVTASIFLRAGFKVFYLTPDDQFVHTPLVPFSVLNLKASVGVMITASHNPKMDNGYKVYYDNACQIIPPHDKNIAEMIQKNLEPWSTSWDWDATFKKGLETNKLVFIKDLMTEKYLMQMKRVLIHSSHLSLKDVKTPFFVYTPMHGVGAEIFAKVSSELLNLHENVDYLVVSEQRLPDPSFPTVSFPNPEEKGALSLAIKLAQENGLSLVIANDPDADRFSAAVLNKKTGKWRQLTGNEIGFLLGYYEFQLYEQQDVAFRKTHPLAMINSTVSSQMIKRMADMNGFHYEDTLTGFKWIGNKAIDLRQEGYYVPFGFEEAIGYMFPDMECDKDGISAATVFLQAYCHWMNQYQMSPFDIMEEGFGKFGVFKEYNGYYILKDLSITKTVFDFIRHEYPSTNKKYPSEIGNELIVTVFRDLTVGYQSNTKDNIPNLPVDPTSQMITVEAKPSEFSNLEGTVRLTMRGSGTEPKLKVYIEACSKSEESATNLARSTWDILKREWFRPEVTGLTTSF, translated from the coding sequence ATGGATGCCACTCAAAGTTCTTTAAGTAATTGTCCCGAAAATCTTCGAGAACCGATTAACCTTTGGTTACGACTCGAtcaaaatgaagaaactaGAAAAGAAGTTCTGCAGCTATGTGAGAATAAAAACTGGCCTGAATTACATCAGAGGTTTGATACGAGAATTGTCTTTGGTACTGCAGGTTTAAGGTCAAGAATGGAAGCCGGTTTCTCTAGAATGAACTCTCTAATTATTTTACAATCAACCCAGGGGTTAGCCAACTATATTAAGGAACAATTTCCGAACAATCTTACTGCAGTGGTAGGTCATGATCATAGATTCCATTCCAAAGAATTTGCAATAGTTACGGcctcaatttttttaagaGCTGGATTCAAAGTCTTTTATCTAACTCCAGATGATCAGTTTGTTCATACACCACTGGTCCCATTCTCTGTACTCAATCTGAAAGCAAGTGTCGGTGTTATGATTACAGCAAGTCATAATCCAAAGATGGATAATGGCTATAAAGTATACTATGATAACGCATGCCAAATTATACCTCCACATGATAAAAACATTGCAGAAATGATACAAAAGAATCTAGAACCATGGTCAACATCATGGGACTGGGATGCAACCTTCAAAAAAGGGTTGGAGACAAATAAACTAGTCTTTATAAAGGATCTTATGAcagagaaatatttgatgcAAATGAAGCGAGTACTTATCCATAGTTCTCATTTGTCACTCAAGGATGTCAAGACACctttttttgtttacaCTCCTATGCACGGTGTTGGCGCTGAAATATTTGCAAAAGTCTCAAGTGAATTACTCAATCTCCACGAAAATGTCGATTATTTGGTTGTGTCTGAGCAGAGACTTCCAGATCCAAGTTTTCCTACTGTCAGTTTTCCCAACCCCGAGGAAAAGGGTGCTTTGTCCTTGGCAATTAAATTGGCACAAGAAAATGGACTATCCTTAGTTATTGCTAATGATCCTGATGCAGATCGATTTTCAGCTGCtgttttaaataaaaagacAGGAAAATGGAGACAACTAACGGGTAACGAGATTGGATTTTTATTGGGATACTACGAATTCCAGCTATATGAACAACAGGATGTAGCTTTCCGCAAAACGCACCCTCTAGCAATGATAAATTCGACTGTATCATCCCAAATGATTAAAAGAATGGCAGATATGAATGGTTTCCATTACGAAGATACATTAACCGGCTTTAAGTGGATAGGCAACAAGGCAATTGATCTAAGACAAGAAGGATACTACGTTccatttggatttgaagaagctaTTGGATATATGTTCCCCGATATGGAATGTGATAAAGACGGAATAAGTGCAGCTACAGTATTTTTACAAGCTTACTGCCACTGGAtgaatcaatatcaaatgtCACCTTTTGATATCATGGAAGAAGGTTTCGGAAAATTTGGTGTGTTTAAGGAATATAATGGATATTATATACTTAAGGACCTCAGCATTACGAAGACAGTATTTGACTTCATTAGACACGAGTACCCTTCAACTAACAAAAAATATCCATCTGAAATAGGAAACGAACTCATTGTGACAGTGTTTAGGGATCTAACTGTTGGATACCAATCAAATACAAAAgataatattccaaatttacCCGTTGATCCAACATCCCAAATGATAACCGTTGAGGCAAAGCCATCTGAATTTTCCAATCTTGAAGGGACGGTTCGACTTACAATGAGAGGTTCAGGGACTGaaccaaaattgaaagtgtACATCGAAGCTTGTTCTAAAAGCGAAGAATCTGCTACTAACCTAGCTCGTTCCACCTGGGATATACTCAAAAGAGAATGGTTTAGACCTGAAGTGACTGGGTTGACTACTTCCTTCTAG
- the FCP1 gene encoding protein serine/threonine phosphatase (ancestral locus Anc_8.839): MSTQILAPIGLPYPITIDQLITHVGDEVQKGDRLLAYKFWFVVDVASSPDDNDVSSPPTAGKKSIRESIEFFESPYKGQLISWNVDIGDEIASPNQVLAEIIRPCNHDVVYGGLCTLCGEEVDEDDNDASGSGANLTISHTDTNLKISTREALDIGLNVRTRLRKEKKLVLVVDLDQTVIHCGVDPTIGEWKNDPKNPNFETLKDVKQFSLEEEPILPTLYMGPKPPLRKCWYYVKVRPGLKEFLEKIAPLFEMHIYTMATRAYASEIAKIIDPNGDLFGDRILSRDENGSMTTKSLERLFPTDQSMVIVIDDRGDVWNWSPNLIKVVPYNFFVGVGDINSNFLPKQQATMLQLGRRSREKSKDTEDLLIDIMDSEKKLKEKIDQEVKRQEEELSHQSATTEEPPTSAGENKEEISKKIEYSASLEVQQQNRPLAALQKHFHDQRLLIDDDDELYHLKDTLVRIHDKYYNVLKKDGELKADIKLIMPAMKQNVLDNCRFVFSGLIPLGTDIQRADIVIWTNTFGAISTSDIDEKTTHVITKTPGTYKARLAKSFNPKIKILHPDWVFECLTSWKHVDEKPYELIVEQPVSETELEEFKKKLAKRQLLATANENLSPANGTNSAELELFSGGMSWLDDDEGDILDSDEEEEEDAEEEDEEQEDGEGQNNKEENMTNGKNTRGPTKRLHSDYNEEAIEAKKVRPSKEEEEEESDSDLEDELMNMLDS, encoded by the coding sequence ATGTCTACTCAAATACTGGCCCCCATAGGCCTGCCCTACCCAATAACAATAGACCAACTAATAACTCACGTAGGTGATGAAGTTCAAAAGGGCGACCGTCTCCTAGCATATAAATTCTGGTTCGTCGTGGACGTCGCCTCATCACCTGATGACAACGACGTTTCTTCACCTCCTACAGCAGGCAAGAAATCCATTAGGGAATCCATCGAATTTTTCGAGTCCCCCTACAAGGGACAATTAATCTCTTGGAATGTCGACATTGGGGATGAAATTGCCTCCCCCAATCAAGTTTTGGCGGAAATCATAAGGCCTTGCAACCATGATGTCGTGTACGGTGGACTTTGTACTTTGTGCGGTGAAGAAGTCGATGAGGATGACAATGATGCCTCGGGCTCTGGTGCCAACTTGACCATTTCTCATACAGAtacaaatttgaaaataagtACCAGAGAGGCATTGGATATTGGTCTCAATGTAAGGACAAGGTTAAGAAAGGAGAAAAAGTTAGTCTTAGTGGTGGATTTGGATCAAACGGTTATCCATTGTGGTGTAGATCCTACCATCGGTGAATGGAAGAATGACCCaaaaaatccaaattttgaaactttaaaGGACGTAAAACAATTTTCCCTGGAAGAGGAACCTATATTACCTACGTTATATATGGGCCCTAAACCACCTTTAAGGAAATGTTGGTACTATGTGAAAGTAAGGCCAGGCTTAAAGGAATTCTTGGAGAAAATTGCTCCATTGTTTGAAATGCATATATATACAATGGCTACAAGAGCATACGCATCAGAAATTGCTAAAATCATTGATCCCAATGGTGATCTCTTTGGAGACAGAATTTTATCGCGTGATGAGAATGGGTCTATGACCACGAAATCATTAGAGAGATTGTTCCCCACGGATCAGTCAATGGTAATTGTCATTGATGATAGAGGAGATGTTTGGAATTGGTCACctaatttaattaaagtGGTTCCATATAATTTTTTCGTTGGTGTTGGTGacattaattcaaatttcttaccTAAACAACAGGCAACTATGTTACAATTGGGAAGACGTTCACGTGAGAAAAGTAAAGATACtgaagatttattaattgaCATAATGGACTCtgagaaaaaattgaaggaGAAAATTGACCAAGAAGTGAAACgtcaagaagaagaattaagTCATCAATCAGCTACCACGGAGGAGCCTCCTACATCAGCTGGAGAGAACAAGGAAGAAATATCGAAAAAGATTGAATATTCTGCCTCACTTGAAGTCCAACAGCAAAATAGACCACTAGCTGCGTTGCAAAAACATTTCCATGACCAACGATTACTCATAGATGACGACGACGAACTATATCATTTGAAGGATACTCTAGTAAGAATACATgataaatattataatgTCCTAAAAAAGGATGGTGAATTAAAAGCAGAtatcaaattaataatgcCAGCTATGAAACAGAATGTACTAGACAACTGCAGATTTGTGTTTTCTGGGTTGATCCCTCTGGGAACAGATATTCAAAGGGCAGATATTGTCATATGGACAAACACGTTCGGGGCAATATCAACTtctgatattgatgaaaagacAACTCATGTGATTACAAAGACACCTGGAACATATAAGGCAAGATTGGCCAAATCGTTTAATCCTAAAATCAAGATTCTTCATCCAGATTGGGTTTTCGAATGTTTAACGTCATGGAAGCATGTTGATGAAAAACCTTATGAACTGATAGTCGAACAACCCGTGTCAGAAACAGAGTTGgaagaattcaagaagaaacttGCGAAACGTCAATTATTAGCAACCGCAAATGAAAATCTTTCTCCAGCAAATGGCACTAATAGTGCAGAATTAGAATTGTTTTCTGGCGGAATGTCATGGCTGGACGACGATGAAGGTGATATCCTAGACTCCgatgaggaggaggaggaggatgctgaggaagaagatgaggaaCAGGAAGATGGTGAAGgtcaaaataataaagagGAAAACATGACAAATGGTAAAAACACCAGAGGCCCAACAAAGCGATTACATAGTGACTATAATGAGGAAGCAATAGAAGCCAAGAAAGTTCGTCCTAGTaaggaggaagaggaagaagaaagtgacTCAGATCTCGAGGATGAACTGATGAATATGCTTGACAGTTGA
- the DSK2 gene encoding ubiquitin domain-containing protein DSK2 (ancestral locus Anc_8.837), producing the protein MSISIHVKSGQNNWQVSIDPASTILQLKEEIAKVSEVPATNQRLIFSGKILKDDQTVEFYKILDGLSIHMVKSGGGSANKNKSPPPQANTTATPVAPNMAAGETGGFNPLSDLTSARYAGYLNLPSADTFGPDGGLNNSGPNQDEMLRMLDNPVFQSQMNEMLSNPQMLDFIIQANPQLQAMGPQARQILQNPMFRQMLTNPDMIRQSMQMARAMNGGVDPNGNGQANTSSDFPAPGGDDDNTVSENTPSTTNTASTNPSSTATTNAANPFASLFNPAMNPFAAGMANTNAAGSGNPPAFDPSFFASMFQPPAAQQQQEDTRPPEERYEHQLRQLNDMGFFDFDRNVAALRRSGGNVESALNALLNGDV; encoded by the coding sequence ATGTCTATATCGATCCACGTCAAATCGGGCCAAAACAACTGGCAGGTTTCCATCGACCCGGCAAGTACCATCCTTCAATTGAAGGAAGAAATTGCCAAAGTTTCTGAAGTCCCTGCAACAAACCAAAGACTTATCTTTTCAGGGAAAATCTTGAAGGATGACCAAACGGTGGAGTTCTACAAAATTTTAGATGGTCTTTCCATTCACATGGTCAAATCTGGCGGTGGCAGCGCCAATAAGAATAAGTCGCCTCCTCCTCAAGCTAATACCACAGCGACCCCTGTGGCACCTAATATGGCTGCCGGTGAAACTGGTGGGTTTAATCCATTGTCAGATTTGACCAGTGCACGTTATGCCGGATACTTGAATTTGCCTTCTGCCGATACTTTTGGTCCAGATGGTGGGCTAAATAATTCAGGTCCTAACCAAGATGAAATGCTAAGGATGTTGGATAACCCCGTATTCCAATCTCAAATGAATGAGATGCTAAGTAATCCGCAAATGCTCGATTTTATCATTCAGGCAAATCCACAATTGCAAGCAATGGGACCTCAAGCGAGACAAATTCTACAAAATCCAATGTTTAGACAAATGTTAACAAACCCAGATATGATAAGACAGAGTATGCAAATGGCAAGAGCAATGAACGGTGGTGTGGACCCTAATGGGAATGGTCAAGCAAATACTTCTTCTGACTTCCCTGCTCCAGGTGGTGATGACGATAATACAGTCAGCGAAAATACTCcttcaacaacaaacacTGCAAGTACAAATCCAAGCTCTACAGCAACTACCAACGCTGCAAACCCATTTGCGTCCTTGTTTAATCCGGCCATGAATCCATTCGCCGCTGGAATGGCAAATACCAATGCTGCTGGTTCTGGCAACCCTCCTGCATTTGATCCTTCGTTTTTCGCATCTATGTTCCAACCTCCTGCAgcacaacaacagcaagaAGATACCAGACCCCCAGAAGAACGTTATGAACATCAATTGAGACAATTGAACGATATGGGGTTCTTCGACTTTGATAGAAATGTGGCTGCCTTAAGACGTAGCGGTGGAAACGTCGAATCTGCATTGAATGCCTTGTTGAATGGCGATGTTTAA